A genomic region of Ignavibacteria bacterium contains the following coding sequences:
- the rfbC gene encoding dTDP-4-dehydrorhamnose 3,5-epimerase: MKIHKTDFPGLLVIEPDVFGDQRGYFFESYNKLKFESHDLNLNFVQDNFSKSVKGTIRGLHFQIEPYAQGKFCQVIKGEVLDVAVDLRKNSPTFGKHFSLKLSEENHLQLWIPVGFAHGFSVLSDDAIFHYKCTNFYNKDSERILRYNDPDLAINWEVENPIVSEKDMNGQLFSELPVYFEFGVKNGL; the protein is encoded by the coding sequence ATGAAAATTCATAAAACAGATTTTCCAGGACTTTTAGTTATTGAACCAGATGTTTTTGGTGATCAACGAGGATATTTTTTTGAGTCTTATAACAAATTGAAATTCGAATCTCATGATTTAAACTTAAATTTCGTTCAGGACAACTTTTCAAAATCGGTTAAAGGCACAATTAGAGGATTGCATTTTCAAATTGAACCTTATGCTCAGGGAAAATTTTGTCAGGTTATAAAAGGGGAAGTACTTGATGTTGCTGTCGATCTAAGAAAGAATTCGCCCACTTTTGGTAAACATTTTTCATTAAAACTTTCGGAAGAAAACCATCTCCAATTGTGGATACCAGTTGGATTTGCTCATGGATTTTCTGTTTTATCAGACGACGCAATTTTTCATTACAAGTGCACGAATTTTTACAATAAAGATTCAGAAAGGATCTTGAGATATAACGACCCTGATTTAGCAATCAATTGGGAAGTTGAAAATCCAATTGTGTCTGAGAAGGATATGAATGGTCAGCTTTTTTCGGAATTACCAGTTTACTTTGAATTCGGAGTTAAAAATGGTTTATGA
- the lhgO gene encoding L-2-hydroxyglutarate oxidase — translation MVYDIIIVGAGIVGLATAFQILNKRPELKLLILEKENDVAKHQTGNNSGVIHSGIYYKPGSLKAKNCINGYKLLLEFCEQENIKYEICGKVIVATEEWELPILNNLFERGKLNGLDKIKKISRDELKEIEPYANGLEAIFVPYTGIIDFKEVCNKLKEKIENLGGKIFFNESVQSIHKNQNSLEVLTQNGTYQTNLLVTCAGLFSDRLARLTQKNLPLRIIPFRGEYYKIKDERKYLVKNLIYPVPNPDFPFLGVHFTRMIDGKVEAGPNAVLAFKREGYKKNDINLKDLYETLSWRGFQKVMRKYWKIGAGEFYRSFSKSASTKALQRLLPEIQEEDLLPGGSGVRAQACDDKGNLIDDFYFVEEEKIIHVCNAPSPAATASLSIGNYIAEKVFQRLS, via the coding sequence ATGGTTTATGATATAATAATTGTTGGAGCTGGTATTGTTGGTCTGGCAACAGCATTTCAAATTCTTAATAAAAGACCCGAATTAAAATTATTAATTCTCGAAAAAGAAAATGATGTTGCAAAACATCAAACTGGAAATAACAGTGGTGTGATCCATTCAGGAATTTACTATAAACCTGGAAGTTTGAAAGCTAAGAATTGCATAAATGGTTATAAATTACTTCTTGAATTTTGTGAACAGGAAAATATTAAATATGAAATCTGTGGTAAGGTAATTGTCGCAACTGAAGAATGGGAATTACCTATCTTAAATAATTTATTTGAACGCGGAAAATTAAATGGACTTGATAAGATTAAAAAAATTTCCAGAGATGAATTAAAAGAAATTGAGCCTTACGCGAATGGACTTGAAGCAATTTTTGTCCCATATACAGGTATAATTGATTTCAAAGAAGTTTGCAATAAGCTGAAAGAAAAAATTGAAAATCTCGGAGGAAAAATATTTTTTAATGAAAGTGTTCAGAGTATTCATAAAAATCAAAACTCTCTAGAAGTTTTGACGCAGAATGGAACATATCAAACAAATTTGCTCGTTACCTGTGCTGGGTTATTCTCAGATCGATTGGCAAGATTAACGCAAAAAAATCTTCCGTTAAGAATTATTCCGTTTAGAGGTGAGTACTATAAAATTAAAGATGAAAGAAAATATTTAGTAAAGAATTTAATTTATCCAGTTCCAAATCCAGATTTTCCATTCCTTGGTGTTCATTTTACTCGAATGATTGATGGGAAAGTTGAAGCCGGACCAAATGCAGTGCTTGCTTTTAAGAGAGAAGGATATAAGAAAAATGACATTAACCTGAAAGATTTATATGAAACTTTAAGCTGGAGAGGTTTTCAGAAAGTAATGAGAAAATATTGGAAAATTGGTGCAGGTGAATTTTATCGCTCATTTTCAAAGTCTGCATCTACAAAAGCGTTACAAAGATTACTCCCAGAAATTCAGGAAGAAGATTTACTTCCCGGTGGTTCGGGTGTTAGAGCCCAAGCTTGTGATGACAAAGGGAATTTAATTGATGATTTTTATTTTGTCGAAGAAGAAAAAATAATCCATGTTTGTAATGCACCAAGTCCAGCTGCAACAGCATCTCTTTCAATAGGAAATTATATTGCTGAGAAAGTTTTTCAGAGGCTGAGTTAG
- a CDS encoding pyruvate flavodoxin/ferredoxin oxidoreductase has protein sequence MIETKKKIKLRNGNQMIAEGAIYAGCKFFAGYPITPASGIYKGMIDMLPQVGGLAIPSPDEISAIAYCVGASMRGFKSMTATSGPGWSLMIETVQYALITETPIVIAVVQRLGPATGGATQGAQGDILFTQFITSGGYTIPVLYPTNPKECFELTVKAFNWSEKLRTPVVLLSDKEIGMTTETVDYTGLENLVIENRSTINPEDLKSKNWKMYDFESLGDIPLFAPVGGKIKVTATGSAHNKEGELKKNDPETISVLKHLEEKIQAHRDELIEYKFYEEKGAETLIISFGITGRTSLEVLRRLRNSNKKVSVLILHSLFPIPEKLLKNVSEKYKKVIIAEENLNGQYRLLIKHLFDGKEVIGVNKIGSMITPQEIMEKI, from the coding sequence ATGATAGAAACAAAGAAGAAAATAAAACTCCGTAATGGCAACCAGATGATCGCTGAAGGGGCAATTTATGCTGGATGTAAATTTTTCGCTGGTTATCCAATAACCCCAGCCTCTGGAATTTATAAAGGTATGATTGATATGCTTCCGCAGGTTGGTGGACTTGCGATCCCTTCTCCCGATGAAATCTCTGCAATTGCTTATTGCGTTGGTGCTTCAATGAGAGGCTTCAAATCGATGACAGCTACATCTGGTCCTGGTTGGTCTTTAATGATCGAAACAGTTCAATATGCCTTAATCACCGAAACGCCAATTGTAATTGCAGTAGTTCAGAGACTTGGACCAGCAACAGGAGGAGCAACCCAGGGTGCCCAGGGAGATATCCTATTTACTCAATTTATCACAAGCGGTGGATACACAATTCCTGTTTTATATCCAACTAATCCAAAAGAATGTTTTGAATTAACAGTTAAGGCATTTAACTGGTCGGAAAAATTACGAACTCCTGTTGTTCTTCTTTCTGACAAAGAAATAGGAATGACAACCGAGACGGTCGATTACACGGGATTAGAGAATTTGGTAATTGAAAATAGAAGCACAATCAACCCGGAAGATCTTAAGAGTAAAAACTGGAAGATGTATGACTTTGAAAGTTTAGGTGATATTCCTCTATTTGCTCCTGTCGGTGGGAAGATCAAAGTAACTGCAACTGGTTCTGCTCACAATAAAGAAGGTGAATTAAAGAAAAACGATCCTGAAACTATCAGCGTATTGAAACATCTTGAAGAAAAAATTCAAGCTCACCGAGATGAATTGATAGAATATAAATTTTATGAAGAGAAAGGTGCAGAAACTTTAATCATAAGTTTTGGAATCACAGGAAGGACTTCACTTGAAGTTTTAAGACGATTGAGAAATTCAAATAAAAAAGTTTCAGTCTTAATTCTTCATAGCTTATTCCCAATACCCGAGAAACTTTTAAAAAATGTTTCTGAGAAGTATAAAAAAGTAATTATAGCCGAAGAAAATTTGAATGGACAATATCGTTTGTTGATTAAGCATTTATTTGATGGGAAAGAAGTAATTGGCGTAAACAAAATCGGGAGTATGATCACACCTCAAGAAATTATGGAGAAAATATAA
- the pyrF gene encoding orotidine-5'-phosphate decarboxylase: protein MKRLIETKNEKKTHLCIGLDIYPELLPSYITFKKDFVEYFIEGVIESTYEIVDAYKFNMAFFESMGSYGLRVLENILPKIPRQIIKICDAKRGDIGSSSRMYAKGIYEHFRFDAVTLNPFLGYDSLEPFFRYINKTNYILTLTSNPGAKEFQKLKLSNGKVVFQEILTKVKTWNSKHKNIGIVFGATQKSEFKFLDKNFVDIPLLIPGVGHQGGDLNSVISHLKKNGFQNFLINSSRDILYSNLNGDFRKCIFNNANQLKQQINELFYS from the coding sequence GTGAAACGATTGATTGAAACGAAGAACGAGAAAAAAACTCACTTATGCATTGGATTAGATATATATCCTGAATTATTACCCTCCTACATTACTTTCAAAAAAGATTTTGTTGAATATTTTATCGAAGGAGTAATTGAGTCCACTTACGAAATCGTTGATGCTTACAAATTTAATATGGCATTTTTTGAATCGATGGGAAGTTATGGACTAAGGGTTTTAGAAAACATTCTTCCAAAAATTCCACGACAGATTATCAAAATATGTGATGCAAAAAGAGGGGACATTGGCTCTTCCTCTCGAATGTATGCAAAGGGAATTTATGAACATTTTAGATTCGATGCAGTGACGCTTAATCCATTTTTAGGTTATGACTCTCTCGAGCCTTTTTTCAGATATATTAATAAAACTAATTATATCCTTACATTGACTTCAAATCCTGGTGCAAAAGAATTTCAGAAATTAAAATTGAGCAATGGTAAAGTTGTTTTTCAGGAGATTTTAACAAAAGTAAAGACCTGGAATTCAAAGCATAAAAATATTGGAATTGTTTTTGGTGCAACACAAAAGTCTGAGTTCAAATTTCTGGATAAAAATTTTGTGGATATTCCATTATTAATCCCTGGTGTTGGACATCAGGGCGGAGATTTGAATTCTGTTATTTCACATCTAAAGAAAAATGGTTTTCAGAACTTCCTCATAAATTCAAGCCGAGATATTCTCTACTCAAATCTTAATGGTGATTTTAGAAAATGCATTTTTAATAATGCTAATCAACTGAAACAACAAATAAATGAACTATTCTACTCGTGA
- a CDS encoding DUF2851 family protein, which produces MNNLNKIKEKFLYQIWQNKKFTNGKLYTINNDELEILDVGERNEGEDGPDFKNARIMIGGIKYVGDIEIDTNISDWARHEHNKNEKYNSVILHVFFNRDNKDFHPISHSGRIIPALNLSQFIDEDLRKVIREAISLEKDHRLKGIPCQHKELQTTVDKKLTFLRELGLRRFEKKCNKLYQRLKEIYLEDQLRSSTKEPSIHYTPNEDFYNKEFKASDFRNEKLWMQLFYEYVFEALGYSKNKDIFRRLALEIDLDFVINNIPKENFIEEAEKVYFYVSGMTPKISEVEDEEVKNYVKKVNETWKKYQPQYRGSILEGSKWHFFQLKPQNFPTVRLAGGVRILYELLYNNLLGRIMSAFEKIDNSAQMLKALKSLVIVEADGFWKNYFHFNKRAEVPFRHFVGMSRSEEIVVNVILPFIKVLSDVFGKKKDAAKVLAVYKTMMQKTDNQIAIDLANALQLPTIVHQSIFYQGLIELFREYCSKKKCKQCELGITPGS; this is translated from the coding sequence GTGAATAACCTTAATAAAATTAAAGAAAAATTCTTATATCAAATCTGGCAGAACAAGAAATTCACCAACGGAAAACTTTATACAATTAATAACGACGAGCTGGAAATTTTAGATGTTGGAGAACGCAACGAAGGTGAAGATGGACCTGACTTTAAAAATGCGCGGATAATGATTGGTGGAATAAAGTATGTTGGTGATATCGAGATTGATACAAACATCAGTGATTGGGCAAGACACGAGCATAACAAAAATGAAAAGTATAACAGCGTAATACTTCATGTGTTTTTTAATCGAGATAACAAAGATTTTCATCCTATCTCTCACTCTGGAAGAATAATCCCCGCTCTTAATTTAAGTCAATTTATCGATGAAGATTTGCGAAAAGTTATTCGTGAAGCAATTTCACTTGAAAAAGATCATCGTTTAAAAGGAATTCCGTGTCAGCATAAAGAACTTCAAACTACTGTTGATAAAAAACTAACTTTCTTAAGAGAACTTGGACTAAGACGATTTGAAAAGAAGTGCAATAAACTTTATCAACGATTGAAAGAAATTTATTTAGAAGATCAGCTTCGTTCATCGACTAAAGAACCTAGTATTCATTACACTCCAAATGAGGATTTCTATAATAAAGAATTTAAAGCATCAGATTTCAGGAATGAAAAATTATGGATGCAGCTTTTTTATGAATATGTTTTTGAAGCTTTAGGTTATTCTAAGAACAAAGATATTTTCAGACGACTCGCTCTCGAAATTGATCTTGATTTTGTAATAAACAATATTCCTAAAGAAAATTTCATCGAAGAAGCTGAGAAAGTTTATTTTTATGTTTCTGGTATGACCCCTAAAATTAGCGAAGTAGAGGATGAAGAGGTTAAGAATTATGTAAAAAAAGTAAATGAAACATGGAAAAAATATCAGCCTCAATATCGAGGTTCAATCCTTGAGGGGAGCAAATGGCATTTCTTCCAGTTGAAGCCTCAGAACTTTCCAACGGTAAGGTTAGCCGGTGGTGTTAGAATTTTATATGAATTGCTTTATAACAACCTTCTCGGCAGAATAATGTCAGCATTTGAGAAAATAGATAATTCAGCTCAAATGCTTAAAGCACTAAAGTCTCTTGTTATTGTAGAAGCAGACGGTTTCTGGAAAAATTATTTTCATTTCAATAAAAGAGCTGAGGTTCCGTTCAGACATTTTGTTGGAATGTCTCGCTCAGAGGAAATAGTTGTAAATGTGATTTTACCATTTATTAAAGTACTTTCAGATGTTTTTGGAAAAAAGAAAGATGCTGCGAAGGTTCTGGCTGTTTATAAGACTATGATGCAAAAGACAGATAATCAAATTGCAATTGATCTTGCCAATGCACTTCAACTTCCAACAATTGTTCATCAAAGTATTTTTTATCAAGGATTAATTGAGTTGTTTAGAGAGTATTGCAGCAAAAAGAAGTGCAAACAATGTGAACTCGGAATTACACCAGGTAGTTAA
- a CDS encoding bifunctional nuclease family protein has translation MDKVRVEIAGLHQTPTGSGAYALILKEVNGNRNLPIIIGAFEAQAIAMELEGIKPPRPLTHDLTKNLIESLGATLVEIIIDELRDNTFYAKLILDVSSMTQEIDARPSDAIALSVRFRCPIYASETVMREAAFEVEPEEESSFRLRDEIDEEEDEREDFTERHRPRSPESSSFSRSKENRIAQLKAQLKEAIEKEEYEKAAKIRDELKKLTGEGN, from the coding sequence ATGGATAAAGTTAGAGTTGAAATAGCAGGACTTCATCAAACACCAACTGGTAGTGGTGCTTATGCATTGATTTTAAAAGAAGTCAATGGTAATAGAAATCTGCCAATAATTATTGGTGCATTCGAAGCTCAAGCAATTGCGATGGAGTTAGAAGGGATAAAACCACCAAGACCGCTAACACATGACCTTACTAAAAATCTTATTGAATCACTTGGTGCAACATTAGTCGAGATTATAATTGACGAATTGAGAGATAATACATTTTATGCGAAATTAATATTAGATGTATCTTCAATGACACAGGAGATTGATGCCAGACCAAGCGATGCAATTGCTCTATCAGTAAGATTTCGCTGCCCAATTTATGCAAGCGAAACTGTGATGCGAGAGGCTGCTTTTGAAGTTGAACCTGAAGAAGAAAGTTCCTTCCGATTAAGAGACGAAATTGATGAGGAAGAAGACGAGCGCGAAGATTTTACAGAAAGACATCGACCAAGATCTCCTGAGAGTTCTTCATTCTCAAGAAGTAAAGAAAATCGAATTGCCCAACTCAAAGCACAGTTAAAAGAGGCAATTGAAAAAGAAGAATATGAGAAAGCAGCTAAGATTCGTGATGAGTTGAAAAAACTAACGGGCGAAGGCAATTAA
- a CDS encoding electron transfer flavoprotein subunit alpha/FixB family protein, protein MSNKILVFLEQRNGEIKKQSLEAARKGFKLSKEVQGEVVGVVLGDQISNLDIASEHGLEKVIHFKNSKLSNYSSTAYAKLISDFVRENNFNLLLFSHTAMGKDLAPIVAAKLKAGYGADCTSIEIKDGNLVLERPIYAGKAIMNFSLNSEVKVLTIRPNTVSLTEDGYKVNLNTDVKEIPDDALDLRCIATEYVKAEGKLDVAEADIIISGGRGMKGPENFYLLEEIAQLLGGAVGASRAVVDAGWRPHSEQVGQTGKTVSPKLYIACGISGAIQHLAGMSSAKCIVAINKDKDAPIFQVADYGIVGDVLEILPVLKEELKKYVS, encoded by the coding sequence ATGTCTAATAAAATTTTAGTTTTTCTTGAACAACGAAATGGAGAAATAAAAAAACAATCCTTAGAAGCTGCAAGAAAAGGATTTAAACTTTCGAAAGAAGTTCAAGGTGAAGTAGTTGGAGTTGTTTTAGGTGATCAAATTTCAAATTTAGATATCGCATCTGAACACGGACTTGAGAAAGTAATTCACTTTAAGAATTCTAAACTTTCAAATTATTCTTCGACTGCTTATGCAAAACTTATCAGCGATTTCGTTAGAGAAAATAATTTTAATTTGCTCTTATTCTCTCATACAGCAATGGGAAAAGACCTTGCACCAATCGTAGCAGCTAAATTAAAAGCTGGTTATGGTGCCGACTGTACATCGATAGAAATTAAAGACGGAAATCTTGTCCTTGAAAGACCGATTTATGCTGGCAAGGCAATTATGAACTTTTCATTAAATTCAGAAGTTAAAGTTTTAACAATTCGACCAAACACTGTATCCTTAACCGAAGATGGATATAAAGTGAATTTAAATACTGATGTAAAAGAAATTCCTGATGATGCTCTGGATTTGAGATGTATTGCAACAGAATATGTGAAAGCTGAAGGTAAATTAGATGTTGCCGAAGCCGACATAATTATTTCAGGTGGAAGAGGAATGAAAGGACCAGAAAACTTCTATTTACTCGAAGAAATTGCACAACTTCTTGGCGGTGCTGTCGGTGCATCAAGAGCTGTTGTAGATGCTGGCTGGAGACCTCATTCTGAACAGGTTGGTCAGACAGGAAAAACTGTCTCTCCAAAATTGTATATTGCTTGTGGTATCTCTGGAGCTATTCAGCATCTGGCTGGAATGTCTTCGGCAAAATGTATTGTTGCAATCAATAAAGATAAAGATGCTCCGATCTTCCAGGTTGCTGATTATGGTATTGTTGGCGATGTTTTAGAAATTTTACCAGTATTAAAGGAAGAGCTCAAAAAATATGTTAGTTAA
- a CDS encoding electron transfer flavoprotein subunit beta/FixA family protein — MKIVVALSHVPDTATKIKISQDRKTIDPTGVSFIINPYDEFAVEEALRTKEKFGGEVVIVTYGNDSAKESIRKALAMGADKGILIKGELNVDSLTVAEALASEISKLNPDIVFCGKQSVDYDSSAVGQMLAELLNFPSISTVVKLEIENGKVKAEREVEGGIEKVESSLPVVITTQKGLNEPRYASLKGIMAAKSKPIEEKTFDASQNRLVVNELRLPDSKRKSKILGTDASAVPELVKLLREEAKVI, encoded by the coding sequence ATGAAAATTGTTGTTGCATTAAGCCATGTCCCCGACACAGCAACAAAAATTAAAATCTCTCAGGATAGAAAAACCATCGATCCAACTGGTGTTTCTTTTATCATCAACCCTTATGATGAATTTGCGGTAGAAGAAGCACTTCGAACAAAAGAAAAATTTGGAGGTGAAGTAGTAATTGTAACTTATGGAAATGACTCAGCAAAAGAATCTATTCGTAAAGCTCTCGCAATGGGTGCTGATAAAGGAATTCTTATCAAAGGGGAATTAAATGTAGACTCACTCACAGTTGCTGAAGCACTCGCATCTGAAATTTCTAAATTAAATCCTGATATTGTTTTTTGTGGTAAACAATCAGTTGATTATGACAGTTCGGCAGTTGGACAAATGTTAGCTGAACTTTTAAACTTCCCATCAATATCAACAGTAGTTAAACTTGAAATTGAAAATGGTAAGGTGAAAGCCGAAAGAGAAGTCGAAGGAGGAATTGAAAAGGTTGAATCATCATTACCTGTTGTAATTACAACTCAAAAAGGATTAAATGAACCAAGATATGCATCTCTCAAAGGAATAATGGCTGCAAAGTCCAAACCAATTGAAGAAAAAACTTTTGATGCATCACAGAATAGATTAGTTGTGAATGAATTGAGACTACCCGATTCAAAGAGGAAATCTAAAATACTTGGGACAGACGCATCCGCTGTTCCTGAACTTGTTAAACTTTTAAGAGAAGAAGCAAAAGTAATTTAA